The following coding sequences are from one Coffea arabica cultivar ET-39 chromosome 11e, Coffea Arabica ET-39 HiFi, whole genome shotgun sequence window:
- the LOC140021285 gene encoding uncharacterized protein has protein sequence MNVVTDTLSRRHPLLAVLDAKLLGFKMLKELYTHDHDFGEVYASCIKNPYGKYFLYNEFLFYVEKLCVPNFSIRDLLIREAHSGGLMGYFSIVKTPAMLQEHFYWSHMRRDIERMRNCPSAWHA, from the exons ATGAATGTGGTAACTGATACTTTATCTCGTAGACATCCTTTGCTTGCTGTTCTTGATGCTAAGTTGCTAGGGTTCAAAATGCTTAAGGAACTGTACACCCATGACCATGACTTTGGGGAAGTCTATGCCTCTTGTATAAAGAATCCATATGGAAAGTATTTCTTGTAcaatgaatttttgttttatgtgGAGAAGTTGTGTGTCCCTAACTTTTCCATTCGTGACCTTTTGATTCGAGAAGcgcatagtggtggtctcatgggataTTTTAGCATTGTTAAAACTCCagccatgttacaagagcatTTTTACTGgtctcatatgcgtagagatattgaacgcatg AGAAATTGTCCatctgcatggcatgcctaa
- the LOC140021286 gene encoding uncharacterized protein produces MTEQPTPGAVHHQGGPIDTEDRALERFLKFGSPKFYGGPEPEVAEGWWERISDIFAALNYSEEKQVTFAAFQFEGVARSWWNLVRVNWDTNHTPRTWANFTREFNAKFLPPLIQEKREDDFIKCRQGAVSVTEYEIQFTKLSHFAPELVATEQRCVRRFVQELNVEIQEGLAAVRLDTFADAVERAQRVEVARAQVKSFQAKKRFGPSSSWEPTYANASPAKVGRGMGGVNNFGALRDALARGAGVRGTGRRDIGTRGGPSGRNQTRNVPQGGRVTTPQVICGYCKRAGHTVDECWKKGGKCLRCGSSEHQIFGCSKMQDGGTLNARPATSGGDRPKVPARVYAIDDQPVPDSSEVVEGTLPIFHQLARVLIDPGATHSFVNPNFMSGIDVQPVRLPFDIEVRIPMGNKSIIASLTYKNCEFWVGKRKMLVDLVSLDIKGYDVIIGMDFLTHYHAKLDCKVKVVEFWIPGEATLKLDVKGKLASSAMISGVRARKMLHRGAQGFLAFLINAPSDQVKLEDVPVVKEFSDVFPEELKTLSPEREVEFKIELVPGMAPISKTPYRMAPAELKELKIQL; encoded by the coding sequence ATGACTGAGCAACCAACCCCGGGGGCAGTGCATCATCAAGGAGGCCCGATCGATACCGAGGATCGGGCATTAGAGAGATTTTTAAAGTTTGGATCTCCTAAGTTCTACGGAGGTCCAGAACCTGAAGTAGCTGAAGGATGGTGGGAGAGAATCTCTGATATTTTTGCCGCTCTAAACTATTCGGAAGAAAAGCAAGTGACTTTTGCGgcattccagtttgagggagttgctcgttcctggtggaacctaGTTAGGGTCAATTGGGACACGAATCATACTCCTAGAACCTGGgcgaacttcacaagggagttcaacGCCAAGTTCCTACCCCCTCTcatccaagagaaaagagaggacgaCTTTATCAAGTGTAGGCAGGGGGCGGTGAGTGTCACCGAATATGAAATTCAATTCACAAAATTGTCCCAttttgctcctgaattggtaGCCACGGAGCAAAGGTGTGTAAGGAGGTTTGTGCAGGAACTGAATGTGGAAATCCAAGAGGGATTAGCCGCTGTTCGGTTAGACACGTTTGCGGATGCCGTCGAGAGAGCTCAGAGAGTGGAAGTCGCTAGAGCTCAGGTAAAATCCTTCCAGGCTAAGAAAAGATTTGGCCCTAGCAGCAGTTGGGAGCCGACTTATGCAAATGCTTCACCGGCCAAAGTGGGTCGAGGAATGGGTGGAGTAAATAATTTTGGAGCCCTACGAGACGCTCTCGCAAGAGGAGCTGGGGTGAGAGGTACCGGAAGAAGAGATATCGGTACTAGAGGAGGACCAAGTGGAAGGAATCAAACTAGAAATGTTCCGCAAGGAGGTCGTGTGACTACCCCTCAGGTAATTTGTGGGTATTGCAAGAGGGCTGGCCATACCGTGGATGAATGTTGGAAGAAGGGAGGAAAGTGTTTAAGGTGCGGAAGCAGCGAGCACCAGATTTTCGGTTGCTCGAAAATGCAAGACGGTGGTACCCTGAATGCTAGACCAGCCACTTCTGGAGGAGATAGGCCGAAAGTTCCGGCTAGGGTTTACGCTATAGACGATCAGCCTGTGCCTGATTCCTCGGAGGTCGTGGAAGGTACTCTTCCAATCTTTCATCAATTAGCTAGAGtactaattgatcctggtgcaaCTCATTCATTTGTGAACCCAAATTTTATGTCCGGAATTGATGTACAACCTGTTAGATTACCCTTTGATATTGAAGTTAGGATACCTATGGGTAATAAGAGTATAATTGCTAGCCTAACTTATAAGAACTGCGAGTTTTGGGTCGGAAAGCGTAAGATGCTAGTAGACCTAGTCAGTTTAGACATAAAAGGATATGATGTTATCATAGGAATGGATTTCCTAACTCATTACCATGCTAAACTTGATTGTAAAGTAAAAGTGGTGGAATTTTGGATTCCTGGGGAAGCAACCCTAAAGTTGGATGTGAAAGGTAAGTTAGCATCATCTGCTATGATCTCGGGAGTTCGGGCAAGGAAAATGTTACATCGAGGAGCACAAGGTTTCTTAGCTTTCTTGATTAATGCTCCCAGTGATCAAGTGAAGTTGGAGGATGTACCAGTCGTAAAGGAATTTTCAGATGTGTTTCCcgaagaattaaaaacattatCTCCGGAGAGAGAAGTGGAGTTTAAGATTGAACTAGTACCGGGAATGGCGCCGATTTCTAAGACTCCGTACCGGATGGCTCCTGCAGagctaaaagaattgaaaatacAATTATAG